TTAACGCCATCGGCCAGTCCCTCCACATTGGCATCGGCAACCACCCGGTCACCCACTGCCACTCCCGAAGCGATTACGGTTTCAGTATTGCTTTTATAGGACACGGTTACAGGGGTGCGTACCGCCTTTCCGCCCTGGATTTTAAACACATAATCGTTATCGTCCACATCAAATACCGCCCCGTTTGGCACCACAATTTGCTTTTGGGCACTGAAAAGCGGAAATTCCACCGTCACCTCATAACCGGGCTTAAGGGCCGCTTTGCTGTCTTCCAGCGCTATCACGACATCCACCCGGTATTCCTTCAGCCCCAAAGCCGAGATGGTTTCGCCGGCAAAATCATAAATTTCGTTAATCACGCCATCATAGACCATGTCCCCCCCTTTTAGCTTGTGAGTGATTTTCACCTTGTCGCCCACCGCCAGATAAGGCTCATAGCCGGTCAGAAGCTGCGCCTTCACCGTCAGGCTATCCTGCGCCTTGATGGTGGCAACGGTCTGGCCCTCATAAACATGGGAAATCTCCTTAACAGCCAGATCACTGATAAAACCTGAAGCCGGGGCCTTTATCGCGCAGTTGGCCACTTTTTTCTCCAGGTTGCTTATCGCCGCCTGTTCTCCCTCAATCAACGCCTCCATCCGTTCCGACACAGCCCCCGCGTGATCGTTGTCCAGTTTGGCGCGCAGTGCGTCGAGCTGTATATCCACAGCGTTCACGGCCAGTTCGGCATTTACAAAGCCCTTCTCCAGCTGATCCAGATCATTTTTCGGTATTGCGCCGTTTTCGTACAGCACCAGCCCCTTTTCATAATCCTGGCGGCGCAGTTCCCGATCGTTTTGCAGTTCCTCCCTTTGGACGGCAATCTGCCGGATGGAATATTGCACATCCTTTTTGTCATAGCTTTCGTTTGCGCCCGCCTCCCGGCTTTGCGCCGCATAGGCGGCAACGGCGCTTAAACGGGCGTTGATTTCGTTTTCATAATTAATTTTGTCGATAACCGCAATGACCTCGCCCGCTTCCACAAAGCCGCCCTCGACGGCTGAAATATCCGCCACCGCGCCCGAAACATCGGAAATAATCCTGATGTTGTCGCCAATCCGGACCGTCCCGTTCTCAATTACGGAGTCCGTCA
This genomic interval from Desulfoscipio sp. XC116 contains the following:
- a CDS encoding efflux RND transporter periplasmic adaptor subunit; the encoded protein is MKNKKLLIIPVLIIVAVVWGLLQHRGVAVEVFTVAARDVTDSVIENGTVRIGDNIRIISDVSGAVADISAVEGGFVEAGEVIAVIDKINYENEINARLSAVAAYAAQSREAGANESYDKKDVQYSIRQIAVQREELQNDRELRRQDYEKGLVLYENGAIPKNDLDQLEKGFVNAELAVNAVDIQLDALRAKLDNDHAGAVSERMEALIEGEQAAISNLEKKVANCAIKAPASGFISDLAVKEISHVYEGQTVATIKAQDSLTVKAQLLTGYEPYLAVGDKVKITHKLKGGDMVYDGVINEIYDFAGETISALGLKEYRVDVVIALEDSKAALKPGYEVTVEFPLFSAQKQIVVPNGAVFDVDDNDYVFKIQGGKAVRTPVTVSYKSNTETVIASGVAVGDRVVADANVEGLADGVKISF